One Saccharomyces eubayanus strain FM1318 chromosome XVI, whole genome shotgun sequence DNA segment encodes these proteins:
- the NOP4 gene encoding mRNA-binding ribosome biosynthesis protein NOP4, translated as MEKTAEKVEGPKSNNSKQNDNGLDMKTLFVRSIPQDVTDEQLADFFSNFAPIKHAVVVKDVNKRSRGFGFVSFAVEDDTKEALAKARKTKFNGHVLRVDVAKRRDRSKKSSEGAEKSAPKSFEKTEVQKNENEDDVDDEDSMLKGKPKLIIRNMPWSCRDPTKLKKIFGRYGTVVEATIPRKRDGKLCGFAFVTMKKISNCRIALEGTKDLTIDGRKVAVDFAVQKNRWEDYKKAQPEANVEGSNESEDEEEDGEDEEDKDEDLEEDIELGDDSNEIEEPTRKVQNKREDFSVFVRNVPYDATEESLAAHFSKFGSVKYALPVIDKSTGLAKGTAFVAFKDQYTYNECVKNAPVAGSTSLLIGDDVMPQYVYEGRVLSITPTLVREDAGRMAERNAAKRKEVLGKAPGEKDRRNLYLLNEGRVVEGSKMADLLTNTDMEIREKSYKLRVEQLKKNPSLHLSMTRLAIRNLPRAMNDKALKALARKAVVGFATEVKNNERHPLSKEEIIRSTKEKYKFMGPDEIESQKKKDKKSGIVKQAKVIMEVKGSTAGRSRGYGFVEFRDHKNALMGLRWLNCHAVTTEEILEGLSDEEKKEVDADLGKGRCLCVEFAIENSNVVKRRREQLKQARTKRTRPDDEAAEDASESNKKAKKEEETTPANPDDKKMDDDIKRIIGFKRKRKHGKK; from the coding sequence ATGGAGAAGACAGCAGAAAAGGTTGAAGGACCTAAGAGTAACAactcaaaacaaaatgatAACGGTTTAGACATGAAGACCTTATTCGTCAGGTCTATTCCTCAAGATGTCACAGACGAACAGCTAGCAGATTTTTTCTCTAACTTCGCTCCAATCAAGCATGCGGTTGTTGTCAAGGACGTCAACAAAAGATCTAGAGGTTTCGGTTTTGTTAGTTTTGCTGTGGAAGATGACACAAAGGAAGCTTTGGCTAAAGCTAGAAAGACCAAATTTAATGGCCACGTCTTAAGAGTAGATGTTGccaaaagaagagatcGTTCAAAGAAGTCATCTGAAGGTGCTGAAAAGAGCGCaccaaaatcttttgaGAAGACTGAAGTTcagaaaaacgaaaatgagGATGATgttgacgatgaagacTCTATGCTAAAGGGTAAGCCTAAGTTAATCATTAGGAATATGCCATGGAGCTGCCGTGATCCCaccaaattgaaaaagatttttgGTAGATACGGTACTGTTGTTGAAGCTACTATTCCAAGAAAGCGTGATGGTAAATTATGTGGATTTGCGTTTGTTACcatgaagaaaatcagTAACTGTAGAATTGCTTTAGAAGGCACCAAAGATCTAACAATTGATGGTAGAAAAGTGGCTGTTGATTTTGCTGTTCAAAAGAACAGATGGGAAGATTACAAAAAAGCTCAACCAGAGGCCAATGTCGAAGGCAGTAATGAATCTGAAgacgaggaagaagatggcGAAGACGAGGAAGACAAGGATGAAGATTTAGAGGAGGATATAGAACTAGGCGATGATTCTAACGAAATAGAAGAACCAACGAGAAAAGTGCAAAACAAAAGGGAAGACTTTTCCGTTTTTGTTCGTAACGTGCCTTATGACGCTACTGAAGAGTCTTTGGCCGCCCATTTCAGTAAATTTGGTAGCGTGAAGTACGCATTGCCTGTTATCGATAAGTCTACAGGACTAGCTAAAGGTACAGCTTTTGTAGCTTTCAAAGATCAGTACACATACAACGAGTGTGTCAAGAATGCACCAGTTGCTGGTTCTACTTCTTTGTTGATAGGTGATGATGTTATGCCTCAATATGTTTATGAGGGTCGTGTCTTGTCCATTACACCAACATTGGTAAGGGAAGACGCTGGTAGAATGGCTGAAAGGAACGCAGCTAAGAGAAAGGAAGTCCTAGGTAAAGCTCCAGGCGAGAAGGATAGACGTAATTTGTATTTATTGAACGAAGGTAGAGTTGTCGAAGGCTCAAAGATGGCAGACTTGTTAACTAACACTGACATGGAAATCAGAGAAAAATCTTATAAATTAAGAGTGGAAcaactgaaaaagaacCCATCTCTACATTTATCAATGACTAGATTAGCTATCAGAAATCTTCCTAGAGCAATGAACGATAAAGCTCTAAAAGCATTGGCTCGTAAAGCTGTGGTAGGATTTGCCACAGAAGTAAAGAATAATGAAAGACATCCTTTGAGTAAGGAAGAAATCATTAGATCGACgaaagaaaagtataaGTTTATGGGCCCAGACGAGATTGAATctcagaagaaaaaagataaaaagagTGGTATCGTAAAGCAAGCCAAGGTTATCATGGAAGTTAAGGGGTCTACTGCAGGAAGAAGTAGAGGTTATGGTTTTGTAGAATTCAGAGATCATAAGAACGCTTTAATGGGCCTAAGATGGTTGAATTGTCACGCTGTTACTACCgaagaaattttggaagggttgagtgatgaagaaaagaaggaagtaGACGCCGACTTAGGGAAAGGGAGATGTTTATGTGTTGAATTTGCCATTGAAAATTCTAACGTTgttaaaagaagaagagaacaGTTGAAACAGGCAAGGACCAAGAGAACGAGACCAGATGATGAAGCTGCCGAAGATGCCAGCGAGTCCAACAAGAAggcaaagaaggaagaagaaacaactCCAGCCAATCCCGACgacaaaaaaatggatGATGATATAAAAAGGATAATTGGGTTTAAGCGTAAAAGAAAGCATGGTAAAAAGTAA